One part of the Anser cygnoides isolate HZ-2024a breed goose chromosome 9, Taihu_goose_T2T_genome, whole genome shotgun sequence genome encodes these proteins:
- the ZNF639 gene encoding zinc finger protein 639 isoform X2 — protein sequence MNEHPKKRKRKTLHPSRYSDSSGATKYIDNSGILSDHCYSVCSMKQPDIKYSENRGRYHSPVQSIDTDDDGSPVHAGTSHWSGSHSNVVGLHYTETKKKDKDKATNNGMCKDICDSPIFSDIPTEEEKPLDIQTVEISTTEVNAVEVHDIETQTVSPEKLEAEDLEEIPLETCKIFEKNQALNITAQQKWPLLRANSSGLYKCELCEFNSKYFSDLKQHMILKHKTCTDTHVCKVCKESFSSKMQLIEHVKLHEEDPYICKYCDYKTVIFENLSQHIADTHFNDHLYWCEQCDMQFSSSSELYLHFQEHSCDEQYLCQFCEHETNDPEDLHSHVVNEHACRLIELSDSYNNKERGQYSLINKISFDKCKNFFVCQVCGFRSRLHTNVNRHVAIEHTKIFPHVCDDCGKGFSGMLEYCKHLSSHLSEGIYLCQYCEYSTGQIEDLKTHLDFRHSADLPHKCTDCLMRFGNEKDLLSHLQIHETA from the exons ATGAACGAACACCCTAAAAAGAGAAAACGGAAGACTCTACACCCTTCTCGATATTCAG aTTCTTCAGGTGCAACCAAATACATAGATAATAGTGGAATTCTTTCTGACCACTGCTATAGTGTCTGTTCTATGAAACAACCAGacataaaatattctgaaaacagAG GTAGATACCACAGTCCCGTGCAGAGCATAGACACAGATGATGATGGGAGTCCAGTGCACGCTGGCACTTCTCACTGGAGTGGGTCACATTCAAATGTTGTGGGGTTGCACTATACGGAAACTAAAAAGAAGGATAAAG ataAAGCTACTAATAATGGAATGTGTAAAGACATATGTGATTCGCCGATATTCAGTGACATCCCTACAGAAGAGGAGAAACCTCTTGATATTCAAACTGTAGAAATTTCTACAACGGAAGTTAATGCTGTAGAAGTTCACGATATAGAAACACAAACCGTGTCACCTGAGAAGCTAGAAGCTGAGGATCTAGAGGAGATCCCTCTTGAAACCTGTAAAATCTTCGAGAAGAACCAGGCTTTGAACATCACAGCTCAACAGAAATGGCCTTTGCTGAGAGCCAACAGCAGTGGCCTGTACAAGTGTGAGCTCTGTGAGTTTAATAGCAAGTACTTTTCTGATTTAAAGCAGCACATGATCCTGAAGCACAAGACATGTACAGATACTCATGTCTGTAAAGTTTGTAAAGAGAGTTTCTCCAGCAAAATGCAGCTAATTGAACATGTAAAGCTACACGAGGAAGATCCGTACATCTGCAAATACTGTGACTACAAAACAGTGATATTTGAGAATCTGAGTCAGCACATAGCAGACACTCACTTCAACGACCACCTTTATTGGTGTGAGCAGTGTGATATGCAGTTCTCTTCGAGCAGTGAGCTGTACCTGCACTTCCAGGAGCACAGCTGTGACGAACAGTACCTGTGTCAGTTCTGTGAGCATGAAACAAACGATCCAGAAGACCTGCACAGCCACGTGGTGAACGAACATGCGTGTCGGCTGATAGAGCTAAGCGACAGCTATAATAACAAGGAGCGTGGACAGTACAGTCTCATAAACAAAATTAGTTTTGACAAATGCAAAAACTTTTTTGTATGCCAAGTGTGTGGCTTTAGGAGCAGGCTGCATACCAATGTCAACAGGCATGTTGCTATTGAACACACCAAAATATTCCCTCATGTTTGTGATGACTGTGGGAAGGGCTTTTCAGGTATGTTGGAGTATTGCAAGCATTTAAGCTCTCATTTATCTGAAGGGATTTATTTGTGTCAGTACTGTGAATATTCAACAGGACAGATTGAAGACCTTAAAACCCATTTGGATTTCAGGCATTCGGCAGATTTACCTCATAAATGTACTGATTGTTTAATGAGGTTTGGAAATGAGAAAGATCTTCTAAGTCATCTTCAGATACATGAGACAGCTTGA
- the ZNF639 gene encoding zinc finger protein 639 isoform X1, which translates to MNEHPKKRKRKTLHPSRYSDSSGATKYIDNSGILSDHCYSVCSMKQPDIKYSENRGRYHSPVQSIDTDDDGSPVHAGTSHWSGSHSNVVGLHYTETKKKDKGKDKATNNGMCKDICDSPIFSDIPTEEEKPLDIQTVEISTTEVNAVEVHDIETQTVSPEKLEAEDLEEIPLETCKIFEKNQALNITAQQKWPLLRANSSGLYKCELCEFNSKYFSDLKQHMILKHKTCTDTHVCKVCKESFSSKMQLIEHVKLHEEDPYICKYCDYKTVIFENLSQHIADTHFNDHLYWCEQCDMQFSSSSELYLHFQEHSCDEQYLCQFCEHETNDPEDLHSHVVNEHACRLIELSDSYNNKERGQYSLINKISFDKCKNFFVCQVCGFRSRLHTNVNRHVAIEHTKIFPHVCDDCGKGFSGMLEYCKHLSSHLSEGIYLCQYCEYSTGQIEDLKTHLDFRHSADLPHKCTDCLMRFGNEKDLLSHLQIHETA; encoded by the exons ATGAACGAACACCCTAAAAAGAGAAAACGGAAGACTCTACACCCTTCTCGATATTCAG aTTCTTCAGGTGCAACCAAATACATAGATAATAGTGGAATTCTTTCTGACCACTGCTATAGTGTCTGTTCTATGAAACAACCAGacataaaatattctgaaaacagAG GTAGATACCACAGTCCCGTGCAGAGCATAGACACAGATGATGATGGGAGTCCAGTGCACGCTGGCACTTCTCACTGGAGTGGGTCACATTCAAATGTTGTGGGGTTGCACTATACGGAAACTAAAAAGAAGGATAAAGGTAAAG ataAAGCTACTAATAATGGAATGTGTAAAGACATATGTGATTCGCCGATATTCAGTGACATCCCTACAGAAGAGGAGAAACCTCTTGATATTCAAACTGTAGAAATTTCTACAACGGAAGTTAATGCTGTAGAAGTTCACGATATAGAAACACAAACCGTGTCACCTGAGAAGCTAGAAGCTGAGGATCTAGAGGAGATCCCTCTTGAAACCTGTAAAATCTTCGAGAAGAACCAGGCTTTGAACATCACAGCTCAACAGAAATGGCCTTTGCTGAGAGCCAACAGCAGTGGCCTGTACAAGTGTGAGCTCTGTGAGTTTAATAGCAAGTACTTTTCTGATTTAAAGCAGCACATGATCCTGAAGCACAAGACATGTACAGATACTCATGTCTGTAAAGTTTGTAAAGAGAGTTTCTCCAGCAAAATGCAGCTAATTGAACATGTAAAGCTACACGAGGAAGATCCGTACATCTGCAAATACTGTGACTACAAAACAGTGATATTTGAGAATCTGAGTCAGCACATAGCAGACACTCACTTCAACGACCACCTTTATTGGTGTGAGCAGTGTGATATGCAGTTCTCTTCGAGCAGTGAGCTGTACCTGCACTTCCAGGAGCACAGCTGTGACGAACAGTACCTGTGTCAGTTCTGTGAGCATGAAACAAACGATCCAGAAGACCTGCACAGCCACGTGGTGAACGAACATGCGTGTCGGCTGATAGAGCTAAGCGACAGCTATAATAACAAGGAGCGTGGACAGTACAGTCTCATAAACAAAATTAGTTTTGACAAATGCAAAAACTTTTTTGTATGCCAAGTGTGTGGCTTTAGGAGCAGGCTGCATACCAATGTCAACAGGCATGTTGCTATTGAACACACCAAAATATTCCCTCATGTTTGTGATGACTGTGGGAAGGGCTTTTCAGGTATGTTGGAGTATTGCAAGCATTTAAGCTCTCATTTATCTGAAGGGATTTATTTGTGTCAGTACTGTGAATATTCAACAGGACAGATTGAAGACCTTAAAACCCATTTGGATTTCAGGCATTCGGCAGATTTACCTCATAAATGTACTGATTGTTTAATGAGGTTTGGAAATGAGAAAGATCTTCTAAGTCATCTTCAGATACATGAGACAGCTTGA